The following coding sequences lie in one Rutidosis leptorrhynchoides isolate AG116_Rl617_1_P2 chromosome 4, CSIRO_AGI_Rlap_v1, whole genome shotgun sequence genomic window:
- the LOC139843279 gene encoding flowering locus K homology domain-like, which produces MAEVNTNEHETQEMPENSVPVETEVPENANEEEHGDDVDDAQDNEEEQEGAALEEGGDGAAAVEDGGDGAAAVEEGGGDAGAVVEGVPEKKWPGWPGENVFRMLVPVQKVGGIIGRKGEYIKKTCEETRARIKILDGPPGTTERTVLISAKEEPDASISPAMDGLLKVHQRIIDADTETNHAPPTSMSSRLLVAGSQGGSLIGKQGSNIKTIQDSSNCKIRVVGENLPIFALPDDNVVDIQGDPAGVTKALELIATHLRKFLVDRSVIGMFEMQMQMPNARPNQEMPPPQPWGGPPSQGFPMNAGGGPGFGPNPFMPPPHQYDNYYHPRPDMPPPMEKQLRQGPPSYGRDSSMGAPQPPNVQPQSVVTKVSQNMQIPLSYADAVIGTSGTNISYIRRASGATIAIQETRGVPDEMTVEINGSASQVQTAQQLIQNFVAEAAAAAAQNAAAAAPPPAQGGYNSYAGYPPQQPPAAAAHAPPTADYGGPMYGGNYGY; this is translated from the exons ATGGCAGAGGTAAATACTAATGAACACGAGACCCAGGAGATGCCTGAGAACTCAGTTCCAGTTGAAACTGAAGTTCCTGAGAATGCAAATGAAGAGGAACATGGTGACGATGTTGATGATGCTCAAGATAACGAGGAAGAACAAGAGGGTGCTGCTTTGGAGGAGGGCGGTGATGGGGCGGCTGCTGTAGAGGACGGTGGTGATGGGGCGGCTGCTGTGGAGGAAGGTGGTGGTGATGCTGGTGCTGTTGTAGAAGGCGTTCCTGAAAAGAAGTGGCCCGGGTGGCCTGGAGAGAACGTATTCAGAATGTTGGTCCCTGTGCAAAAAGTTGGTGGTATCATTGGTCGTAAGGGAGAGTATATAAAGAAAACTTGTGAAGAAACACGTGCTCGCATCAAGATTCTTGATGGTCCTCCTGGTACTACTGAAAGAACT GTGTTGATCTCTGCAAAGGAAGAACCAGATGCTTCTATTTCTCCTGCAATGGATGGTTTGTTGAAGGTCCATCAACGTATAATTGATGCTGATACAGAGACTAATCATGCCCCACCCACCTCTATGAGCTCAAGATTACTTGTTGCAGGTTCACAAGGTGGAAGCTTGATAGGGAAACAGGGTTCCAACATAAAGACTATTCAAGATTCTTCAAATTGTAAAATTAGGGTTGTAGGAG AAAACCTACCTATATTTGCTTTACCGGATGATAATGTTGTCGACATACAAGGAGATCCTGCAGGTGTTACAAAGGCTTTGGAGCTTATTGCAACTCATCTCAGAAAGTTTTTAGTTGATCGAAGTGTTATCGGGATGTTTGAAATGCAA ATGCAAATGCCAAATGCTCGTCCGAATCAGGAGATGCCACCTCCCCAACCTTGGGGTGGACCACCTTCTCAAGGTTTCCCGATGAATGCTGGTGGTGGGCCCGGTTTCGGTCCGAACCCATTTATGCCACCCCCACACCAATATGACAACTATTACCACCCACGACCAGACATGCCTCCACCAATGGAAAAACAACTTCGTCAGGGCCCACCTTCTTACGGTAGGGATTCGTCTATGGGAGCACCACAACCGCCAAATGTGCAACCGCAGTCTGTAGTCACAAAG GTCTCGCAGAACATGCAAATCCCTCTTTCGTATGCTGACGCTGTAATTGGCACCTCCGGGACTAATATCAGTTACATTCGACGTGCGAGTGGTGCTACTATTGCAATACAAGAAACACGGGGTGTTCCTGATGAAATGACCGTTGAGATTAATGGTTCTGCTTCTCAAGTTCAGACAGCTCAGCAGTTGATACAG AATTTTGTTGCTGAAGCAGCAGCAGCTGCAGCTCAGAATGCAGCCGCAGCGGCTCCGCCACCTGCCCAAGGAGGCTATAACTCTTATGCTGGTTACCCTCCTCAACAACCACCTGCTGCTGCCGCCCATGCACCTCCTACTGCTGATTATGGTGGACCCATGTACGGAGGGAATTACGGTTATTAA